TTTGGCTGTCTTTTTATATCAGAAGGATTTCTTTTGGGGTCGTTACTACAATCATGGTATCTTTCTGCGAGAAGAATTAATCAGTGGAGTTGAATTTTCGAAGTTTCTAACCTTTATTTTATTGGACGGTTCTATTACTTTACTACTTGCATTATCTGCTGGTGTATTTTTCACAGCGCGCAATGCCAAAAGAAAAGGTTTACCTTATTGGGACAACTCTGGCAAAAGAATGGTCATCAACCTATTTATTCCCTTAGTTGCTGGAGGGTTATTTTGTTTAGTACTACTTTATCACAAGCAGATATATTTAATTGCTCCTGTGACGCTGATTTTTTATGGTTTAGCACTTATCAATGCAAGTAAATATACCATTGATGATATTCGATATCTTGGAATATGTGAGATTGTTCTTGGTTTGATAGCATCGCTATACATAGGATACGGTTTGATCTTTTGGGCGATTGGGTTTGGTGTTCTACATATTATTTACGGTTCAACAATGTACTGGAAGTATGAAAGATTTGATAACAAATCTAAATAGGCATTTCGAGAACCGTATTAGGTTAGGTATCATGTCGATGCTTATGGTTAACGATTGGGTAGATTTTAATACCTTGAAGGAGACTTTAGATATCACCGATGGTAATTTAGCAAGCCATATGAAAGCACTTGAAAATGAGGTTTATGTTGAAATTAAAAAGCAGTTTCTAAATAAAAAACCTAACACTACCTATAGGGCTACAATTGGCGGGAGAAAAGCCTTTAATGATCATTTATCAGCATTAGAAAAGTTAATAAACGCAGGACGATAATTTTTTTTATCTATAAACTTTGAAATACAAAGTACTTTTAATGAATTAAACTTAAAATTGAAGATTATGACACAAGAAACCCAATCATTCACCGAAAGAAATGCTGTACTTATTAAGGTTATGGCTATTTCATTTCTAACATTGATGCTTCTAATCCCAATATCAATGATTCGTTCATTGGTTATGGAGCGGCAAACAAGGCAGATGGAAGCCACGACTGAGATTAGTTCTAAGTGGGGCTTTGAGCAGAGACTAGTTGGGCCTATTCTTACTATTCCCTTTGTAACCTATGATTTAGATAAAGATTCAAAAAGGGTAAATATTGCGAGACACATGGCCTATTTCCTTCCCGAAAGTCTCAAAATCATTGGCACTATGAACCCTGAAGTAAAAAAGCGAGGGATATTCCAAGTTGCACTTTATACTACAAATCTGAAGGTCGACGGATTTTTCAAATCACCCCAGATTAACATTAGCGATAAAAATTTCGAAATCAACTGGCAGGACGCTTTTCTTACCATTGGAATTTCCGATTTACGTGGTATTAAGGAGGATATCAAATTCAAATGGAATAGCAATGAGATGATTTGCGAACCAGGAGTGAGAATCGAAAACATGATTGAATCTGGAGTAACAATTAATAAACCGTTGCAAACTGATTCATCAATCAAAGAGTATCAATTCTCATTCAATTTATCGCTGAATGGTTCTAAAAGGTTAAGTTTTGTACCAATAGGGAAGGAAACCGGCGTAACTCTTAATTCCTCATGGACAAACCCTAGTTTTGATGGTTCATTCCTACCCGAGGATAGTAAAATTAAATCGGATGGTTTCAAAGCTGATTGGAAGGTTTTGGAATTAAACCGAAACTTCCCTCAGAAATGGATTGATAGTAATTTCAAAATAGAAGATTCAACCTTTGGTGTAAGTTTACTTCTTCCTGGGGAAACTTACCAATTAACAGAAAGGTCGATAAAATATGCAATTTTGTTTATTGCACTAACTTTCACTGTATTCTTTTTTGTTGAAATAATGCGGAAGTTAAAAGTTCACCCAATTCAATATGTACTAGTTGGATTCAGCTTATGCTTGTTCTATCTATTACTTCTATCATTGTCGGAGCAGATTGGCTTTGGACTTGCTTACTTAATTGCAAGTGCTGGAATAGTTATAATGATTGCCAGTTATTCAAGAGGCATTTTTAAAAGCAATCGACTTACAATTATTTTGATTTCCATTCTGGTTTTGCTCTATGGTTTCCTATACATTTTATTACAATTGCAAGATTTTGCATTACTAATGGGAAGCGTAGGTTTATTCGTAATATTAGCTTCGGTAATGTACCTATCACGAAAAATAGATTGGTATGCAATTGGAGGAATGGCTAAAAATACAAACGAATAATCACAATTTTGATGATTTCATGGCGTCAATGCATCTCTAAAGATCTATTCTAGTTCTCCCTATGGTTGATATAAGTAGTTAAAAAAATAAAAAACCTTCCGAATTCTAGCGATTTTGGAAGGTTTTTATTTATAATAAATTTAATAATCCATCATTCTAATCCAAAAAATACATATCAATTTTGGATTGTAATCCAAAAAAAACATATTAATTTTGGATTGTAATCCAAAAAATACATATATTTGTAATGTAAATTTTGGAGTTATGATAGGTCGTAATATAGAAAAACTTATTTGTGAACACCTTTTTCAGAAGAAGGCAATTCTGCTCTTTGGTGCTCGACAGGTTGGTAAAACAACTCTACTCGAAAACCTGAACTGCCTTAAAGATGTTAAAACTCTATTCCTAACAGGTGATGAAGCCGATGTTCGAGAAATGCTTACGAATGCAACATCTACCCGTTTGCAATCCTATTTTGTTGATAATACAGTAGTTGTTATAGATGAAGCACAACAAATACCAAACATAGGTACAACTATAAAGTTAATTACCGATAAACTAAAACAAATTCAGGTTATTGCCACAGGTTCATCGGCGTTTGAACTAGCAAATCGGCTAAATGAGCCTTTAACTGGAAGAAAATTCGAGTTTTATGTTTACCCATTATCATTTGGCGAAATGGTTAACCACCATGGATTAATCAATGAAACTCGATTAATTGAAAATCGTTTGGTGTTTGGTTATTATCCCGAAGTTGTCACTAATTCTGGTAAGGAGGAGAAGTTCTTACGATTAATTGCTAATAGTTATTTATATAAGGATTTGTTAGCACTCGAAAATATTAAACGCTCATCACTCCTAGAAAAAATCTTAAAAGCCCTTGCTTTACAAATTGGAAGTGAAGTTTCATATAACGAAATTGCACAGCTAGTTGGAACAGATAGCAAGACTGTTGAGAAATACATCAATTTATTAGAAAAGGCATATATCATCATCAAGTTACCGGCGTTGAATCGTAATGTTCGAAATGAAATAAAGAAGGGTAAGAAAATCTATTTTTGGGATAATGGGATACGTAATGCTGTGATTTCGAATTACAATCCCATTAGTTCAAGGACTGATGCAGGAGTTCTATGGGAAAATTTTTTGGTAAGTGAACGAATGAAGCAAAACCAGTATTTACAGCGGAATGTTGCTTGTTACTTCTGGCGTACAAATCAACAACAGGAGATCGATTTTATTGAAGATGATAATGGAATATTAAAAGCATTTGAGTTTAAAATTAATCCGAAAGTTAAGATTAAACTGTCAAAAACATTTGGGGATGCTTATAATGTAACGGAGTTAGCGACTATTAGCCCAAAAAATATTGAGGAATTTTTGTCTCATTAGTTTTCAAAATACATTTAACCCTTATGAAGATTACATTCTGAACTGCATCCAGGACACCCCATTGTTTTTACTTTCCCTTTTTTTGGTACAAAAGTCCTATACATTGAGTAAACAAAGTATCCTACTGCACCTGCTATTATAAGTAATGTAATAATTTCCTGTATCATAATTATTTATATAAATAAACTTCCAATCTGGTAAACGCTAAAGGCCACTAACCAAGCCATTAGAGTGGTCGAGATAATTGTAAATGCTGCCCATTTCCAGCTTCCCGATTCTTTTTTGATTGCTGCAATCACTGCAACGCATGGAAAATATATCAGAATGAATAGAAGGAAAGTAAAGGCATTTAAGGGATTGAACACTTTCGTTCCAACCTTAGAGCCTGATTTGTAGGTTTCGTTCTTAAGTTTTCCTATTAAGGTTGATGAGTGTTCATCCGCATCTTTATCTGCCTGATAGAGAACGCCAAGAGTGCTAACAACTATCTCTTTAGCGGCAATACCCGATAGTAGACTAACGCCCATTTTCCAATCGAAACCCAGAGGTGCTATGGCTGGTTCTATAAACTTACCAACTCTTCCAAGATACGATTGTGCCTGTCGTTCCGATTCTTTATCGGTTGCTAATATTTTAATTTGTTCTGTTATTTTTGCTGTTGCAACAGAATCATTTTTTGTATTTTCAATTAATGATACTTTTTTTGATATCTGAGCATCATAATCCTTTGAATACTTAACATCTCTAGGATAATATCCGAGTGCCCAAATGAAAATAACCGCAATTAGAATAACACCTCCCATTTTTCTAAGATATTGTGAACCTTTATTCCACATATGCCTTATCGTTGAACGAAGTGTTGGTATGCGGTAGGGTGGGAGTTCCATTACAAACGGAATATCATCGGTGCGAAAATATGTGCGTTTGAAGACTAAGGCAGTCCCTATGGCTAGCAGAATACCTGTCATATAAATGGCAAAGAGCATGGTGCTTGCATGGTTAGGGAAAAATGCACCTATGATTAGGATGTAAACAGGTAGTCGTGCACTACAGCTCATGAATGGAGTTATGAGCATGGTAAGAATCCTATTATTCCTATTCTCTATAGTACGGGTTGCCATAATTGCAGGTACATTACAACCAAAACCCATAACGAGTGGAATAAATGATTTTCCGTGTAAGCCTATTTTGTGCATCAGTTTATCCATTATAAATGCTGCACGTGCCATGTATCCTGTATCCTCAAGTATTGAGATAAAGAAAAAGAGTATCAAAATATTCGGAAGAAATACGATTACACTTCCAACGCCGTTTATTATTCCTCCAATTAAAAGATCCTTTAGAGGGCCATCTGCCAAAAGATTGCTAAGTGCATTACTAAAAAGTTGTACACCACTTTCGATCCAATGCATAGGGTAATCACCAAGCGTAAAAGTGGTAAAAAAGGTAAACCACATGAAGAAGATAAAAATTGGAAACCCGAAGACCTTATGAGTCATAAGGGTATCGACAATCTCAGTTGTTTTATGCCTTTTTTCTGTCCCTTCATGAAGAGTCTCCTTCAAAGCACCAGCAATAAATCCATATTTAGCATCGGTGATGAGAGTTTCGGAATCCTCATTAAATATTGATTCAAGTGTTTTGATCTCCTGCTCGGTCAACTTTTTTATTTCCTCATAGTTTTCGGATTTCGCTAGTAGTTTGTGAACCAACTTATCCTTTTCAAGAAGTTTAATGGATAAATATCTACTTGAATAATCTATGGTGATATTGCAATTCTCTTTTACCCTCTGCTGAATGACCTGTATCGAACGTTCAATATGTTCACCATAGTTGATATGGACATGGCGTATGGTTTTATCCTTATCGGCAAATACATTAATTACAGTATCGAAAACGCTTGTTATCCCTTTACCTTTTGAACTTACTGTGGGTACAAAAGGAATTCCAATCATTTTGCCTAGCGACTTAAAATCGAAACTATCACCTTGTTGTAAAAGTTCATCATACATGTTGAGTGCCACTACCACCTTGATATCCATATCAATTAGCTGAGTGGTAAGGTATAGATTGCGCTCAAGGTTAGATGCATCAACAACATTTACAACTACATCTGGGGTGTTTTCGTGTATATATCGCCGAACATAAACCTCCTCAGGAGTATATGCTGTTAAGGAGTATGTACCTGGTAAATCTGTAATATTAAAAGTGTAACCCTTATATGTGAATTTGGCATTCTTTGAATCTACGGTAACACCACCATAATTACCAACATGTTCGTGCGAACCTGATGCATAATTAAAAAGAGTTGTTTTTCCAGCATTGGGATTCCCAACCAGCGCGATGTTTATTACTTTACTTTGTGCTTTAGCACCTGTCTCAAGAATTTCTGATTCAGGCTCTGGTGGCAAAACTCCACTGTAGTTGGATTTTAGTAATTCTTTTGCTTCATTAGGTGTAACAACCTCTACCAGTGATGATTCCTTTCTTCGGAGAGAAACCTCGTAACCCATAACCTTATATTCAATGGGGTCTTTAAGTGGTGCGTTTTTGATAACTGTAACTTTTTGCCCTTTAACAAAGCCCATTTCTGTAATACGCTTACGAAAAGCTCCACGTCCTCTTACCTTTGATATAATTCCGTATTCGCCGTTTTGTAGTTCTGATAATCTCATCTACTTTAACCTTATCTTTCTACATTAACCCGATTAAATAATTATTGTTTTATGGTGGAGCAAAAATAATCTTATTAAGATTAATTAAATATAAAATTTAGACTTTTATTCACATCGGATCTGCTTGATACACCGTTATTCGTATTGAAATTA
This portion of the Bacteroidales bacterium genome encodes:
- the feoB gene encoding ferrous iron transport protein B, whose product is MRLSELQNGEYGIISKVRGRGAFRKRITEMGFVKGQKVTVIKNAPLKDPIEYKVMGYEVSLRRKESSLVEVVTPNEAKELLKSNYSGVLPPEPESEILETGAKAQSKVINIALVGNPNAGKTTLFNYASGSHEHVGNYGGVTVDSKNAKFTYKGYTFNITDLPGTYSLTAYTPEEVYVRRYIHENTPDVVVNVVDASNLERNLYLTTQLIDMDIKVVVALNMYDELLQQGDSFDFKSLGKMIGIPFVPTVSSKGKGITSVFDTVINVFADKDKTIRHVHINYGEHIERSIQVIQQRVKENCNITIDYSSRYLSIKLLEKDKLVHKLLAKSENYEEIKKLTEQEIKTLESIFNEDSETLITDAKYGFIAGALKETLHEGTEKRHKTTEIVDTLMTHKVFGFPIFIFFMWFTFFTTFTLGDYPMHWIESGVQLFSNALSNLLADGPLKDLLIGGIINGVGSVIVFLPNILILFFFISILEDTGYMARAAFIMDKLMHKIGLHGKSFIPLVMGFGCNVPAIMATRTIENRNNRILTMLITPFMSCSARLPVYILIIGAFFPNHASTMLFAIYMTGILLAIGTALVFKRTYFRTDDIPFVMELPPYRIPTLRSTIRHMWNKGSQYLRKMGGVILIAVIFIWALGYYPRDVKYSKDYDAQISKKVSLIENTKNDSVATAKITEQIKILATDKESERQAQSYLGRVGKFIEPAIAPLGFDWKMGVSLLSGIAAKEIVVSTLGVLYQADKDADEHSSTLIGKLKNETYKSGSKVGTKVFNPLNAFTFLLFILIYFPCVAVIAAIKKESGSWKWAAFTIISTTLMAWLVAFSVYQIGSLFI
- the creD gene encoding cell envelope integrity protein CreD, encoding MTQETQSFTERNAVLIKVMAISFLTLMLLIPISMIRSLVMERQTRQMEATTEISSKWGFEQRLVGPILTIPFVTYDLDKDSKRVNIARHMAYFLPESLKIIGTMNPEVKKRGIFQVALYTTNLKVDGFFKSPQINISDKNFEINWQDAFLTIGISDLRGIKEDIKFKWNSNEMICEPGVRIENMIESGVTINKPLQTDSSIKEYQFSFNLSLNGSKRLSFVPIGKETGVTLNSSWTNPSFDGSFLPEDSKIKSDGFKADWKVLELNRNFPQKWIDSNFKIEDSTFGVSLLLPGETYQLTERSIKYAILFIALTFTVFFFVEIMRKLKVHPIQYVLVGFSLCLFYLLLLSLSEQIGFGLAYLIASAGIVIMIASYSRGIFKSNRLTIILISILVLLYGFLYILLQLQDFALLMGSVGLFVILASVMYLSRKIDWYAIGGMAKNTNE
- a CDS encoding ATP-binding protein; the encoded protein is MIGRNIEKLICEHLFQKKAILLFGARQVGKTTLLENLNCLKDVKTLFLTGDEADVREMLTNATSTRLQSYFVDNTVVVIDEAQQIPNIGTTIKLITDKLKQIQVIATGSSAFELANRLNEPLTGRKFEFYVYPLSFGEMVNHHGLINETRLIENRLVFGYYPEVVTNSGKEEKFLRLIANSYLYKDLLALENIKRSSLLEKILKALALQIGSEVSYNEIAQLVGTDSKTVEKYINLLEKAYIIIKLPALNRNVRNEIKKGKKIYFWDNGIRNAVISNYNPISSRTDAGVLWENFLVSERMKQNQYLQRNVACYFWRTNQQQEIDFIEDDNGILKAFEFKINPKVKIKLSKTFGDAYNVTELATISPKNIEEFLSH
- a CDS encoding transcriptional regulator codes for the protein MKDLITNLNRHFENRIRLGIMSMLMVNDWVDFNTLKETLDITDGNLASHMKALENEVYVEIKKQFLNKKPNTTYRATIGGRKAFNDHLSALEKLINAGR
- a CDS encoding FeoB-associated Cys-rich membrane protein → MIQEIITLLIIAGAVGYFVYSMYRTFVPKKGKVKTMGCPGCSSECNLHKG